The Natronomonas salsuginis genomic sequence GCCGACCGCTCCGTGAGTCCACGGAGCCGATCGACCGTCAACACCTCGCCGTGTCTGGACGCGGCGATTCGGACGCCGGCGTCCGGACGGGTGAGGCAGTCAGCGATGGTCGCGCGCTCGACGGCGAATCCCGGTGGGGAGTCCGCCACGAGTTTCGCGCGAACCGGCTCTCGCGAAGAGACCCTGATGGTGACGCGCTCTCCCGCCGAGACCGCCATGGATGGTGGCACCGGCAGAGAGATCGGGTGTTGCAGTCCGCAATTGACCCGGACGCGCCCGTCAGGTCCGACCTCGGTCACGATTCCCTGTCTTAACGACCCCGAACCGTCCGATCCGGAGCCGGTCTGTGTACGGACGAGGAGCGGCGGTAGGATGCCAGCGTACTCCAGTTCGTCCCGCCTGTCCCAGACCTCCTTTCGGAGGTATGGGGGCGTGGCGGCGTAGTCGAGCACGGTGCCGACGAACCCGTCGCCGAACCGACCGTCGTCGCCACCCCGATCGGGGTAGACGACCAGTCGATCCACCCGAAAGATCGTCGCCGCGCGGGCGACGTAGCCGAGTTTGCGAGTCGCCTCGCGTTTGTCCTCGGCCTCTCGGGTTAGAGACGACGGCACGAGCACGCTGCGTGTCATACCGTGGCGCTTCCGTATCCGATCACGAGACTGTGCCGTTGATACCGAATCCACCCATAAAAGCATCGCGGTATGCAGCGGTCGTGCCTGCCGTTGACAGGGGTTTCGCGTGTGTGACACTCTCGAACTCCGACGGGAACCCCCACGACCACCGCGGGTTCGCAAGTCTTTTATTTATCTCCGCGGTACGGTTGAATGCGAAGGACGCGCTGGTAGTGTAGTGGTATCACGTGACCTTGCCATGGTCACAACCTGGGTTCAAATCCCAGCCAGCGCATACCGACACCGAACGCAGTGAGGTCTCGAAAACGTGAACGGGGAGCGAAGCGACCCGTGAACGCATTTCTCTGACGAACATCACGCCGAGTGGCGCGTAGCGATAGCGGAGCGTCACGAGGAATCTCGTGAGTCGTGAATGCGGTCGGGATTTGAACCCGGCGAGTCGCAGCCCGCACAGCGAACGAAGTGAGCGAGCAGGACCGCCTCGACCCGGTTCAATATCCCAGCCAGCGCATAGCGAGGCCGAACGCAGCGAGGTCTCGAAAACGTCGGATTCCTCCCACGGCTAAAGCCGTGGGCTTCCTCCTTGCGCCTTTGTGACTCACAGCTCTCTCGGATCCTCCGGCAGAAACCACTTCGTGACTCCCCCCGGCTCCGGATCGCGGTCGGCCCGAAAGCGCGCCCACTCGACGGTGAGTTTCATCAGAACCCCCCCCGAGACGAGCAGGAATTCGATCCGAGCGGCCATCAGAGCGATCCCGAAGACCTCCGGGACGGCGACGAACGCGAAGAAGAGCCACGGCCAGCCGACGAAGGCGATGAAAAGGAGTAGAAACAGCGGGAAGAGAACGATTCGGATCGGGATCTCGAGCACCATGTGTGCCGACAGCTCCTCGTAGCGCTTCTCGACGAACAAATCGCGCCGTAGCTCGGCGAGGTGCGAGAAGACGATCCCGACCGACGCCACGAGCACGGCCGGCGAGAGCGCGTCCCGAACCACGGTGGTGATCTCGAGGGCGGAGATCGGCCCGATCCAGAGGGCGATACCCAACACGAACGACAGCGAAATGACGCCGAAGTCGTGTAGATAGATCGACAGAAGCGGCCCGGGAACCTCGATACCGACCCGTTCGCGCCCGGGAGGTGAACGAGTACGCCCTGACTCATGACTCGTCCCCGGGAGGACGAACGTCCGATCGTCGGTTTCGATCGGTAGTTCCGCGAAGAACGCGACGAAAGTGTATACGAGCAGCATAACGCAGACTTCGATCCAATAGAGCACGAGCGCCTCGGCGGTTCGCCACCCGAACAGCGCGATCCCGGCGAGCGGGACCAGGTTGGCGAGGAGGATCGACGCGAACGCGACGGCGTCCGAGCGATGGAGACGTGGAGGGCCAATTCGCATCAGTCGATCGTGTTCGGTGGAGAGAAAATACCCCTGTGATCCGTTTACGTCGATATCGCGGCGAACTGTCGACAACGCCGAGGCTACAGAAACGCCGCGATCTCGTCGCCGACGACGTCGGGGCGTTCGTGGTGCATGAAGTGGCCGGCACCGGGGACCCGGACGACTCGACAGTCCTCGATCACCTCGCCGGCGCGTTCGAACAGTTCGGGACCGACGCTTCCGTCCCGATCGCCGCAGATGACAAGCGTCGGCGTCTCTATCGACGGCACCTCATTTAGCGAGGGGCCGTTGCCGAGAAGGGCAGACGGTGGGACGTTGATCGTGTCGCGGTAGTACTGAACGGCGTGTTCGACGGTCCCCTCGGCGCGGAACGTCTCCTTGACGTCGTTGACCCTCGAGTCCGGGTAGTCCCAGTCGGGACTCCACGTCCCCCACAGGAACTCGATCAGCGCGAAGTTGCGCCACCGGAGGGCGCGCTCCGGGAGGTCGGGGAGCTGGAAGAGCCACATGTACCAGCTCCGGAGGAACTGCCGATGGTGCGTCGGAAGGAGCGCGTTGAACCCCGGCGGGACCGCCATCGCGACGAGTTTCGAGAAGGCGTCCGGATCGGTCCGGTCGGCGGCGTAGGCGGCGGCTGCGCCCCAGTCGTGGCCGACGAGAACGGCGTCGTCGGTGTCGAACTCCTCCCCCAGTACCTCGGCGAGTTCGATCGCATCGCGCCCGAGCGCTCGCGCTGAGTAGTCGCCGTCGGGTGCGGGGTCGGTGGGGGCGTAGCCGCGCATGAACGGCGCGACGGCGGTGAACCCCTCGTCGACGAGTCGCCACATGATCGGGGCCATCGAGCCCGCGTTGTCCGGAAAGCCGTGCAGACACAGCGCCAACCGATCGTCCTCGCCGGAGTGCAGACACTCGAAAGTCAGCCCGTTGGCGTCGACCCGTCGCCGCTGGAGTCGGTGGCCGGCAGTCTCTCCGCTCATATCCTGAGGTGGGCACCAATTTATATAGAAATTTGTGGAGGAGTCACAGGATAATGTCTATCAGCGCGGGCGGCGAAGTCTTCGCATGAGCGTCGTAGCACTCCTGAGCGTGGCACCGGTTATCGAAGACAGCATGGCGAACGAGGTCGCCGCCGCGGTCGAGGCGCTCGAGGCGTTCGACGTCGCCTACGAGACGAACCCGATGGGAACGATCATCGAAGCCGACGACATCGACACGCTGCTCGCGGCTGTCGGGGCGGCGCACAACGCTGTCGACGCCGATCGCGTGAGCACGTTTTTGAAGATCGACGACAAGCGAACCCGAAAGCAGCGCGCAAGAGAGAAGGTCGAAAGCGTCGAGCGAGAACTGGGACGGACCGCGAAGCGAGAGCGATAGCGCGGCGAGACGGGCAAGGAAAAGGCATATCCCCGGCCCCCCGTATCTTCGGACATGAGCACGCCTCCCGGCGAATACTACGCGGAAGAGCGGTGGAACAACTGGCTGGACCGGCTTCGAGAGGAGGAGATCGATCCCGAGAGCGACGACGCCGCACGGCTGTTTTTTAATCTGCTCGACGACGCGACGATCGCCATCGCCAAGATCGTCACTGACTACGAGGACGGCGAACTCGACGACGCCGACACAGCGGTCGAAGAACTCGCCCGAATCCGGGAGATCGTTCTCTCCGAAGTCGAGATCGACGACGAGGAGAAACTGACGCTCGTCGACGGGATCCAGACCTCGCTCGTGTGCGCGTTCTACACCGCCGAGGAGTTCATCGTCGGTGGGCCGGCCGGAGAGGGGACCGTTGAGGAACACCTCCGGGCCGCCGCGGCGGCGGAAGACGAGGAGGATCTCGACACCGCGTTGGCACACTGCGTGCAGGCGGGCACGCTCATCGTCGACGGCGAGGAGCTCGGGATGGACGTCGCCGAGGAGATCGAGTACGGGCTCGTCGCCGATTGGATCAACGGCCTCGATTCGCTGGGGCGCGCACTCGCCGATCCGGAAGTCGTCGAGGAAGACGAATAGGGCGTACGTTTTTATCCGGGACGACCGTTCATCGGCCATGGAATTCGGGGGCGACGAGCGCGCGCAGTCCGTCCTCGTCGGATCGATTCTGCTGTTTGCGATGTTGATAATCGCGTTTTCGACGTATCAGGCGTTCGTCGTGCCCAGTCAGAACGCCGAGGTGGAGTTCAATCACAACAGCGACGTCCAGACGGATATGCAGGAGTTGCGGAACTCACTTTTCGACGTGCGGTCGGTCGAACGTGTCGAGGAAGGCGACTACGAGATCGTCTCCGAACACCGTCCGGTTCGAGTTCGGATCGGAGCACGGTATCCGGCTCGATTGGCAGCACTGAATCCACCAGACCCGTCGGGGGATCTCCGAACGATCGATCCGGAAACCAAGTTCGTTATACGGGACGCCAAAGCGACGACTCCGGGTGCCTTCGATAACGATCCCAACGACCTCCTTGACGACTTCGAGGACGGGTTCGAAACGCGGTTGCTCGGGTACCAACCGGGGTATAACGAGTATCAAGAAGCACCCGAGACGAACTTCGAGCACTCGCTTTTATATAACCAGTTTCGGGACACCGACCTCGTGGTCAAGGACCAGCGATTAATAAACGACAAGCGACTGAACGTCGTCCTGTTCAGTGGCGACCTCTCGCGGACGGGCGGGCAAGCGATCACCCTCGATCCGGAGACACTCGACGGACCGACGGCCCCGATCGAGATTGAGGCGGCAAACGACAACATCGAGTTTACGATTCCGACAGAGACTCCCGAACTGTGGGCAAGCGAGGACGTCATCGGGGAGGAGTTCGACGAAGGGGAGCCCCACGCCCGGGTACCCACCCCCGGAGCCGAAGACGACCGCGTCACGATCGAACTCGAAGCGGGCGAGACGTACCAGCTTCGAGTGGCGCGAGTCGGCTTCGACGGCGGCTCAGTGGATGACGAACAGTTCACCCCGGTTCAGTACGAGCGTACCGAACCCGGCGGGGAGGGTGGCGACGAAACGCTTCCTGGACCAAGAGTGGATGTCAACAGCGACGATGAATCGCTAGAGGAAGGCGACACGTTCGATATCAGGGCGGACGTTTCGAGTGTGGGGAAGACAGGTGAAGATAATTGGCGAGGGGGTACTACTATTCAGGCCGCGGAGTGGTATATACAGGGCGATGATCCCGGGGAAGGAAACGCCAATCCGATGGAAGCTGTCGACGGCGAGTATCTAAATGACGTTGAGCTCGAAGTTGAAGACGAAATTTCGGCTGACGACCTCGAGGAAGGGACGAATACGTTGGTGATTCGTGGGCAGGATAGCCGTGGAGTCTGGGGTGATGATACGGATAGTGTGAAAGCGACTGTGGAAGAAGCTGACTTTCCGCCAGGTCCGCCGGGTCCGCCGGGAGACGTTAATTTTGTAGCGAATGATATAGAAATTAACAACGACTCACAGACATTCAGTTTTGAACCCGAAATGGGGAACAATAACGAGGCGATAATAGATCTCTCGTCGGCACAGGGAGACACGATTAATTACACTGGGGGCGAAGTTGAGTTTCTACAGCAGTCTAATAATAACGATCGAGTCGAATACGATCAAGAGAACGATCAGATCATATTTACTGCTAGGGGCAATAAGGGTGGAGACACGATCGAGATTGTGATAAACGGTATAAATGTGGTTGGAAACGTTGGTGACGCAAGTACCGTGGATTATGGGGATGATAGCGGTGCCGAAGACAGCGATGCATTCGAGATTACAGATTAGCACCGTGTCGAATAACGGCTTTTGAGCGCGAATATTCGTCAACTGTCGAAACAGCCACCGACAATAACTTATAACGAGACGTTGAGTATCCGATATGACAACCGTAGGTATCGACGCCGTCGAGATCCACACGGGAAAACTCAGGCTCGATCTCGCGGAGACGTTCGCACCGGAGATGGGCGACGCGCCCGAAAAGTACACCAAGGGACTCGGCCTGCACGCCAGTTCGTTCCCGGACACCTACGAGGACATCGTCACGATGGGCGCGAACGCCGCCCACCGACTGATGAAGCGGAAGGGTCTAGAACCCGACGACATCGGCCGGATCGACGTGGCGACGGAGTCGGCGTTCGACCACTCCAAGCCCGTCTCGACGTACATCGCGGGCTGTCTCGAACAGGTCTTCGAGAGCGACTTCCACCACGCGAACAAGGGCGAGCGGAAGTTCGCCTGCGTGGCGGGCACCCAGAGCATCGACGACGCCTACAACTGGATCAAGGCGGGACGAAATCGCGGGCGGGCGGCGCTCGTCATCGCGACGGACACGGCGCTGTACGCGCGCGACGACCCCGGCGAGGCGACCCAGGGGGCGGGTGCGGTCGCGATGTTAATCGACGAGGATCCCAACCTCGTCGAACTGTCGACCGAGCAGGGGTACGGCTCGGCCGACGAGACGGACTTCCTGAAACCCCAACAGCAGTTCCCGAGCGTCGACGGCAAGCGCTCGGTGAACGTCTACCTCGCCCGCATGCGCGAGGCGCTCATCGATTACGAGCGCGTCGGCGGGAAGATCCACGCCGACGACTTCCGCCTCGGGCCGTTCCACACGCCGTTCCCCGGGATGGTCCGGAAGGCTGCCGTCCTCGCGTATCGCCACATCACCCGCGACACGGAGATCGAGGAGGAACTGGCCGAGGAGATCGGTCGCCAGCCCCGATCGGAAGCGTTCGACTCCGACGAGGCGTATCTAGAAGCGCTCTCGGAGTACACGGACGCGCTGAAGGAGACCGAACGCTATCAGGCGTGGTACGGTCGAACGATCGATCCGACGCTGACGCTCTCTCGGCACGTCGGCAACTGGTACACTGGGTCGGTCCACGTCGCCCGCGTCTCGGGACTGAAAGCGCTCGCCGAGGCCGGCGAAGATGCGGTCGGAGAACGACTGTTGGTCGGCTCGTACGGCTCGGGTGCGCAGGCGGAGATTCACGTGGAAACGGTGCAGGAGGACTGGCGCGAGGAGATCGAAGCGATCGACATCGACGAGCGGCTCGAATCACGGTACGAACTCACCTTCGAGGAGTACGAGGACGTCCACGACGCACATAACTTCGACGAGGAGTCCGCAGTCGAGGAGTTCACCGTGCCCGAGGCGGAGTTCGCCTTCGACGGCTGGGGGCGGATGGGTGAGCGAAAGTATCGGTACGTCGAATAGCGAGGACGACCGTAGGGAGTCCTCGAATAGATCGAACGGCGAACCGTGTGAGCCGTGAGATAGCGGGGGCGAGCAGCGCGAGGCCATCAGAACTTGCGAACGGCGAACCGTGTGAGCCGTGAGATAGCGCGAGCGACCGTGGGGAGTTGTTGAATGGATCGAGCGGGAGGAGCGAATCGACCCGCGAGATAGCGAAACGCGACGGGGAGAGTGTCTCGGGGAATCGAACCGAAAAAAACCTATTTTGAGAGGTTTGCCGTCGGTTACCGCTCGACGGTTGGCGGGGAGTCAACCATCCCGAGTACGTCGTCGAAGAAGCCAAGCGTGTCGTGGGGACCGGGGTTCGCCTCGGGGTGGTACTGTCGTGTGATGACGTTCAGCTCCTCGCTTTCGAGCCCCTCCGGCGTGTCGTCGTTGACGTTGATTTGGGTGACGTCGAGTTTGCCGGGGTCGGAGACCGTGTAGCCGTGGTTTTGGGTCGTCATGACGACCTGCTCGGAGCGGAAGTCCAAGACCGGCTGATTGACGCCGCGGTGACCGAACTCCATCTTCTCGGTTTCGCCGCCGAGCGCGTTGGCGATAACCTGCTGGCCGAGACAGATGCCCGCGAGCGGGAGCTCGCCGACGAACGCGTCGACGAGAGCCGCAGCTTGCTCGAAGTTCTCGGGGTCACCCGGGCCGTTCGAAATGAAGAGGATGTCCGGATCGATCGCCTCGATATCGGAGGCAGTCGCGTCGTACGGGAGCTGCTTGACGACCGCATCTCGCTCGACGAGCGAGGAGGCGATCGACCCCTTCGCGCCACAGTCGACGAGCGCGACCGTGGGGCCGTCGCCCTCGGCGTTGTACGTCACCGGCTCGGTGACCGAGACCTGCGAGCCGATGTCGGTGTGTTCGCTCATTCCCTTGCAGGCGGCGAGCTCTGCCTCGGCGTCTTCGGGAGTCGCATCGGGACCGGCGGCGATCCCACAGCGCATCGCGCCCTGCTCTCGGATGCCGGTGACGAGGTCGCGGGTGTCGAGTTCGTCGACCGCGGGGACGCCCTCGCGTCCGAGCCACTCGGCGACGTCCTCGGTCAGTTCCCGCGCGACGACGCCGCGTGGGTGGACCCGATCGGACTCGAAGCGCTCCTCGCGGACGCCGTAATTCCCGATCAGCGGGTACGAGAAGGTGAGGATCTGCTCCTCGTAGCTCGGATCGGTGAGCGATTCCTCGTAGCCGGTGTAGGCGGTAGTAAACACCAGTTCGCCGCGGGTACGCCCCGGAGCACGCGAGCGCGCCTCCACGACCTGCCCGTTCTCCAGCGCCACGTAGGCCTTCGTCATTACGAGATGCGTATGACACACCCGCAATTAACGCTTGTGTTCGAAGGATCGCTACGAAATTCGTAATCTGTAAGTGCGATCGGAGAAAACGGACGCATCTCGATGGACGATCTCGACCGCCGGATCCTCGCGATCCTCCGCCGCGATTCCCGGACGCCCTACACGGAGATCGCCGACCGGGTGGGAACCTCCGAGGGGACGGTTCGAAATCGCGTCGAACAGCTGCTCGATTCGGGTATCATCGAGCGTTTTACCGTCGCGACCCGGACGGGGAACGTCAAGGCGATGATCGAGATCGGCGTCGCGGTCGACGTCGACACCGGTACGATGTCCGAACGGATGGCCGACTGGACCGAGGTGGATTTCGTCTGGCAAGTCTCCGGCGAGGAGGACGTCGTCGTCGTCGTGGACACGACCGATACCGGGACGCTCAACGACCTCATAACCCGGGCGAGAGAGCTTGACGAGGTCGTCTCGACGAAGACGCGACTCATCCTCGACGAGAAGCGTGGGTAACACCGAGCGAGTCGAAGGCTCCTTAACCTCGTCACGCGTCTGCCGGAACATGAGCACGGACGACACCGATCCCGCCGGATCGGGACCGGATTCGGAAGATCTCACGAACCACAAGAACGCCGGACAGGACGTCATCGCCGTCGACCCAGACGACAACCCGGAAGGGCTCGTCAACCGAATCGACGCCCACACGGGGGAGGGAATCAGACATCGCGCGTTCACCGCACTCGTCTTCGACGGCGAGGGGAACGTGCTACTCGCACAGCGCGCCCCGGGGAAGCGACTATGGGACACCCACTGGGACGGGACCGTCGCGTCCCATCCGGTCGAGGGACAGACCCAACTGGAAGCCACCGAGGAACGTCTCGAAGAGGAACTCGGGATCACGCCGGATCAGTACGACGATCTCCGAGTGACGGACAAATTCGAGTACAAGCGCTACTACCTGAACGACGGTCTCGAGTGGGAGGTCTGCTCCGTGCTGCAGTGTACCCTCGAGGATCGGACGCTCGATCCCGACGAGGAGGAGGTCGCGGGCGTGATGTGGGTCCCCTACGAGCGGCTCCATCAGAACCCACGGTGGTACCGGCAACTCCGGCTGTGCCCGTGGTTCGAAATCGCGATGCGGCGGGACTTCGACGAGGACTGATTCCGGATAGAATAGCGATACTATTTTTGCACTTTTTGAGACGTTCGGGCAACAGATCCGAAGAAAGATTTACATTTGATTCACGAGTAGACATCAACGGAGACGATGGATGATAAAGAAATTCGAGACGCCGTGCTCCGGTACATAACTGGGCAGTTGACCGAGGTCGAGGCCGCTCGTCGGGCGGGGATTCCGCGGTCCAGGCTTCGGCAGTACGCTCGAACCTCCGGTATCATCGCACCCTCGCCCGTCGAAGGGACGGACCACTCCGAGCCAGCGGCGTAGGTGCCGTTGTGCTCGAACGCGTCGACAGCCGCTTGAGGACGGAACCAAGCGCTGTCCGGCGCACGTCCGTTCGACCGGCCCATCGATCAGGGACGAGTCGTTGCCCACACCGCGAGCAGGCCGAGGATGACGGCGGGAATCATCGGTAACACGAGATACGTGTCCCAAAACGAGAGGCCGACGATCGACGGGGCGTGTGGGTACAGGTATATTATCCCCGGAACCGCGACGAACGCGACGAAGATCGCCCCGACGAGCGCCCAGCCGCGCCAGTCGAACTTCCGATCGACGGCATCCGGGTGCGTGATCAGCGCATCGTTGGCGTCTCGATCGGTAGGTGACGGGTCGCCGTCGTCTCGATCCTCGCTCATGGGCCCCGAACACCGCTTCGCGGCACTCGACCGGCGGACATCACTCGTAGTCGCTCGGATCGTAGTCCTCGTCGGGGACGACCACGACGGAGCCGAACCCGTCGCGGGATTCGAGCATCTCGTGGGCCTGTTGGATCTCGCTCATCGGGAGCACGTCCCGGACGTGCGGCTCAAACGTGCCGTCGAACACCTTCGCCATCACGTCGTCCATCTCGCCCGGCGTCCCCATCGTCGAGCCGAGGATGTCGAGCTGTTTCCAGAACACTTTCGGGATGTTCGTCTCGGGGGAAACACCGGAGGTCGCCCCGCAGGTGACGACGGATCCGCCGTGAGCGGCCGCGCTCAACGAATCGTCCCACGTGGCCGCGCCGATGTGGTCGACGACGACGTCGACGCCGCGGCCGTCGGTTAGCTCCTTGATCTCGTCGGCGAACGAGTCCTCTTCGTAGTTGATCAGGTGGTCGGCTCCGCACGCCCGCGCGTGATCGAGTTTCTCCTCGGAGGACGCCGTGGCGAACACTTCACAGCCCTCGTTGGCGGCGATCTGGACGCATGCGTGGCCAACGCCGCCGGAGGCGCCCAACACGAGGACGGTGTCCGATTGGTCGATCCCAACCCGCGTGCGTAACATTCGCCAGGCGGTCTGGAAGGCGAGCGGGGCGGCCGCGGCCCTCACGAAGTCGGTACCCTCGGGGAGGTCGAGGAGGTTGTCCTCGTGAACCGCCGCGAGTTCGCTGTGGACGCCACGGACGTGCTCACCCGTGATCTTGTAGTCGACGCACAGCGACTGTTCGCCCGACCGGCAGAACTCACACGAACCGCAGTACAGCCCCGGATCGACGACGACGCGGTCGCCGGGTTCGAAGCGAGTGACCCGATCGCCGACCTCGCTGACGACGCCGGCACCGTCGCTGCCGGGGATGTGCGGCATCTCCTCGGGGCTCGGCATGCCCTTTCGGGTCCAGACGTCGAGGTGATTTAGTCCGCCAGCTTTGATCTCGACGAGTACCTCCTCGGCCCCGATTTCGGGGTCGGGGAAGTCGCCATACTGGAGGACGTCCGACGAGCCATGCTCTTCGTAGTATATCGCCTGCATGCGTGCGAGTGCGGTCCGAGGGTGCAAAACACTAGCGAAGTCTGCCGTCGGAGTTGACGGGCGAGCAGACTGGAGCCCGGGCGATCGCGGGTGGCGCGCATCGAACCGGTCGTTTTTCCCACGGCTGGTCGTGGTATCGGTATGGACGATCCGACGAGCGCGGACGAAATAGCTGACGACGGAACCGAGACCGCAGAGCCGGATGGCCGTCACGGAAGCGGTGAAGACGAACACGACAACGAACACCACGGCCACCACCACCACGACGTCGACGAACTCGGCGTCGCGATCGTGACGGTCTCGTCGAGCCGCGGGATCGACGAGGATGCCGCGGGCGACGCCATCGCCTCCGCGATCGCGGACGCCGGACACGCGGTCACGGTTCGAGAACTGATCAACGACGACTTCGACACGGTACAGAGCATCGTCGATCGCCTTGTCAACAGAGGCGACACCGACTGCGTCGTCACGACCGGCGGGACCGGCGTCACCCCTGACGACGTGACCGTCGAAGCCGTAACGCCGCTGTTCGACAAGCGCCTGCCGGGATTCGGCGAACTGTTCCGGAGCCTCTCGCGAGATGAGATCGGCACGCGCGTCGTCGGCACGCGGGCGACGGCCGGAATCGCCGACGGTGCCCCGGTCTTCTGTCTACCGGGGAGCGAGAGCGCCGCACGTCTCGGAGCCGAAGCGGTGATCGTCGAGGAAGCGCCGCACCTGGCCGGATTGGCGCGGCGTGAGGAAACCGAAGAGTAGCGCGAGCGATCAGGGCAACGGACAGAGACTGGCGGTCAAGAGCGCCAGATTCTCACTCTCGTTTTTTGCGCCGTGTTCGACCCCACGGGGGTTGTGAACCACCGCGGGCGCACGGACGGTCTCCTTGACGTCGTCCTGCGTGACGACGATCTCGCCCGTCAACAGGTGAAAGACGTTCTCACAGTCGTCGTGGACGTGCGGGTCGAAGGTTCCGCCGGGGCCGAGGGCGAACAGTTTCACGAGAACGTCGTCCTCGACGACGAGTTCGGCGGTTTCGACGGTGCCGGCGGCGGGATCGAGATCGGGAAGTTCGTTCAGCGTCATACGAGCACTTCGGCGGCTC encodes the following:
- a CDS encoding putative RNA uridine N3 methyltransferase, with amino-acid sequence MTRSVLVPSSLTREAEDKREATRKLGYVARAATIFRVDRLVVYPDRGGDDGRFGDGFVGTVLDYAATPPYLRKEVWDRRDELEYAGILPPLLVRTQTGSGSDGSGSLRQGIVTEVGPDGRVRVNCGLQHPISLPVPPSMAVSAGERVTIRVSSREPVRAKLVADSPPGFAVERATIADCLTRPDAGVRIAASRHGEVLTVDRLRGLTERSATDGLTVVFGAPERGLPEILDCEPRAETIEDEPKARFDLWLNTVPNQGSEVVRTEEALFATLAPLTLE
- the hmgB gene encoding hydroxymethylglutaryl-CoA synthase, coding for MTTVGIDAVEIHTGKLRLDLAETFAPEMGDAPEKYTKGLGLHASSFPDTYEDIVTMGANAAHRLMKRKGLEPDDIGRIDVATESAFDHSKPVSTYIAGCLEQVFESDFHHANKGERKFACVAGTQSIDDAYNWIKAGRNRGRAALVIATDTALYARDDPGEATQGAGAVAMLIDEDPNLVELSTEQGYGSADETDFLKPQQQFPSVDGKRSVNVYLARMREALIDYERVGGKIHADDFRLGPFHTPFPGMVRKAAVLAYRHITRDTEIEEELAEEIGRQPRSEAFDSDEAYLEALSEYTDALKETERYQAWYGRTIDPTLTLSRHVGNWYTGSVHVARVSGLKALAEAGEDAVGERLLVGSYGSGAQAEIHVETVQEDWREEIEAIDIDERLESRYELTFEEYEDVHDAHNFDEESAVEEFTVPEAEFAFDGWGRMGERKYRYVE
- a CDS encoding NUDIX hydrolase, giving the protein MSTDDTDPAGSGPDSEDLTNHKNAGQDVIAVDPDDNPEGLVNRIDAHTGEGIRHRAFTALVFDGEGNVLLAQRAPGKRLWDTHWDGTVASHPVEGQTQLEATEERLEEELGITPDQYDDLRVTDKFEYKRYYLNDGLEWEVCSVLQCTLEDRTLDPDEEEVAGVMWVPYERLHQNPRWYRQLRLCPWFEIAMRRDFDED
- a CDS encoding MTH1187 family thiamine-binding protein, translating into MSVVALLSVAPVIEDSMANEVAAAVEALEAFDVAYETNPMGTIIEADDIDTLLAAVGAAHNAVDADRVSTFLKIDDKRTRKQRAREKVESVERELGRTAKRER
- a CDS encoding DUF6498-containing protein — protein: MRIGPPRLHRSDAVAFASILLANLVPLAGIALFGWRTAEALVLYWIEVCVMLLVYTFVAFFAELPIETDDRTFVLPGTSHESGRTRSPPGRERVGIEVPGPLLSIYLHDFGVISLSFVLGIALWIGPISALEITTVVRDALSPAVLVASVGIVFSHLAELRRDLFVEKRYEELSAHMVLEIPIRIVLFPLFLLLFIAFVGWPWLFFAFVAVPEVFGIALMAARIEFLLVSGGVLMKLTVEWARFRADRDPEPGGVTKWFLPEDPREL
- a CDS encoding Lrp/AsnC family transcriptional regulator → MDDLDRRILAILRRDSRTPYTEIADRVGTSEGTVRNRVEQLLDSGIIERFTVATRTGNVKAMIEIGVAVDVDTGTMSERMADWTEVDFVWQVSGEEDVVVVVDTTDTGTLNDLITRARELDEVVSTKTRLILDEKRG
- a CDS encoding DUF2150 family protein yields the protein MSTPPGEYYAEERWNNWLDRLREEEIDPESDDAARLFFNLLDDATIAIAKIVTDYEDGELDDADTAVEELARIREIVLSEVEIDDEEKLTLVDGIQTSLVCAFYTAEEFIVGGPAGEGTVEEHLRAAAAAEDEEDLDTALAHCVQAGTLIVDGEELGMDVAEEIEYGLVADWINGLDSLGRALADPEVVEEDE
- a CDS encoding alpha/beta fold hydrolase, with translation MSGETAGHRLQRRRVDANGLTFECLHSGEDDRLALCLHGFPDNAGSMAPIMWRLVDEGFTAVAPFMRGYAPTDPAPDGDYSARALGRDAIELAEVLGEEFDTDDAVLVGHDWGAAAAYAADRTDPDAFSKLVAMAVPPGFNALLPTHHRQFLRSWYMWLFQLPDLPERALRWRNFALIEFLWGTWSPDWDYPDSRVNDVKETFRAEGTVEHAVQYYRDTINVPPSALLGNGPSLNEVPSIETPTLVICGDRDGSVGPELFERAGEVIEDCRVVRVPGAGHFMHHERPDVVGDEIAAFL
- a CDS encoding zinc-binding dehydrogenase, which produces MQAIYYEEHGSSDVLQYGDFPDPEIGAEEVLVEIKAGGLNHLDVWTRKGMPSPEEMPHIPGSDGAGVVSEVGDRVTRFEPGDRVVVDPGLYCGSCEFCRSGEQSLCVDYKITGEHVRGVHSELAAVHEDNLLDLPEGTDFVRAAAAPLAFQTAWRMLRTRVGIDQSDTVLVLGASGGVGHACVQIAANEGCEVFATASSEEKLDHARACGADHLINYEEDSFADEIKELTDGRGVDVVVDHIGAATWDDSLSAAAHGGSVVTCGATSGVSPETNIPKVFWKQLDILGSTMGTPGEMDDVMAKVFDGTFEPHVRDVLPMSEIQQAHEMLESRDGFGSVVVVPDEDYDPSDYE
- the carA gene encoding glutamine-hydrolyzing carbamoyl-phosphate synthase small subunit yields the protein MTKAYVALENGQVVEARSRAPGRTRGELVFTTAYTGYEESLTDPSYEEQILTFSYPLIGNYGVREERFESDRVHPRGVVARELTEDVAEWLGREGVPAVDELDTRDLVTGIREQGAMRCGIAAGPDATPEDAEAELAACKGMSEHTDIGSQVSVTEPVTYNAEGDGPTVALVDCGAKGSIASSLVERDAVVKQLPYDATASDIEAIDPDILFISNGPGDPENFEQAAALVDAFVGELPLAGICLGQQVIANALGGETEKMEFGHRGVNQPVLDFRSEQVVMTTQNHGYTVSDPGKLDVTQINVNDDTPEGLESEELNVITRQYHPEANPGPHDTLGFFDDVLGMVDSPPTVER